The stretch of DNA CCAGATCCGGACGCGACCACTTCGTCATCGCCGCCTCCGTACGACGCCAGTCGACCAGGTCGACCGGGAGCTCGTCGAGGAACCGGCTCGCGGGGTTGTGCGCCGGTGCACCCCACGCCGACCGGACCACCGCGCGGGAGAGGAACAGGCGCTCGCGGGCTCGGGTGATCCCGACGTAGGCCAACCGTCGCTCCTCCTCCAGCTCGGTGGTGTCGCCGAGGGCACGAGAGTGTGGGAAGACCCCGTCCTCCATGCCGGTGAGGAAGACCACCGGGAACTCCAGCCCCTTGGCGGTGTGCAGGGTCATCAAGGTGACCACCCCGTCCTCGCCCTCGGGGATCGAGTCGGAGTCGGCGACCAGCGCCACCCGCTCCAGGAAGTCGTCCAGACCCGGGGAGAGGATGCCGGCGTCCACGTCGGCGGGATCCGCAGAGGGCCCCGCGACCGGGTCGTCGGAGAACTCCCGGGCGACCGCGACGAGCTCGGCCAGGTTCTCCACCCGGGTCGCGTCCTGGGGGTCGTCGCTGGCCTCGAGCTCCTCGAGGTACCCCGAGCGAGCCAGGGTCGACTCGAGGACCACGTCGGGACGCTCGCCGCCCGCCACCATCGACTGCAGCTCGGTGATCATGCCGACGAAGGTGCGGATGTTGGCGGCGCTGCGGGTGGCCAGCCCGGGCGCGTCGTCGGCGCGCTGGAGGGCCTCCCAGAACGTCAGGCCCTCGCGTTGGGCGAGCGCGTCCACGCACTCGACCGCGCGGTCGCCGATCCCCCGCTTGGGGGTGTTGAGGATCCGGCGCAGGGAGACCTGGTCCGCCGGGTTGGCCAGGGTGCGCAGATAGGCGAGCGCGTCGCGCACCTCGCGCCGCTCGTAGAACCGCACCCCGCCGACGACCTTGTAGGGCTGCCCGGTGCGGATGAACACCTCTTCGAAGACGCGGCTCTGCGCGTTGGTCCGGTAGAAGACCGCCACGTCGCTGGCCTTGTGGCCGGCGTCGACCAGCTTGTCGATCTCGTCGCTGACGAAGCGGGCCTCGTCCCGCTCGTCGTCGGCGACGTAGCCGACGATCCGCTCACCGTCGCCGGCCTCGCTCCACAGCCGCTTCTCCTTGCGACCCTTGTTGTGCGTGATGACGGCGTTGGCGGCGGTCAGGATGGTCTGGGTGGAGCGGTAGTTCTGCTCGAGCAGGATCGAGGTGGCGTTGGGGAAGTCCTGCTCGAAGTCGAGGATGTTGCGGATGTTGGCGCCGCGGAAGGCGTAGATCGACTGGTCCGCGTCGCCGACCACCATCAGCTCGGCCGGCTCACTGCGCGGCGAGGTGGGGTCGAGGTCCTCCGGATCGTCGGCACACAGCTCGTGGATCAGCGCGTACTGCGCGTGGTTGGTGTCCTGGTACTCGTCGACCAGCACGTGCCGGAACCGCCGCCGGTAGGTCTCGCGCACCTCCGGGAACTGCCGGAACAGGTGCACCGTGGTCATGATGAGGTCGTCGAAGTCGAGCGCGTTCGCCTCGGTCAGGCGGCGCTGGTAGAGCGTGTACGCCGCGGCGTAGCTCTCCTCGAGCTGGTTCTTCGCGTCCTTGGTGGCGTCCTCGGCGGTGCGCAGCTCGTTCTTCTGGTCGCTGACCCAGTGCAGCACCTGGGCCGGCTGGTAGCGGCGCGGGTCGAGATCCAGGTCGCCGACCACGAGACCCATCAACCGCTTCTGGTCCTGCGCGTCGTAGATCGTGAAGTTGGACTTGTAGCCGAGCTTGTCGATCTCCTTGCGCAGGATCCGGACGCAGGCGCTGTGGAAGGTGCTGACCCACATGATCCGGGCGCGCTTGCCGACCAGGTCCTCGACGCGCTCCTTCATCTCGGCGGCCGCCTTGTTGGTGAAGGTGATCGCCAGGATCGAGCCCGGATGGGCACCCCGCTCGCTGATCAGCCAGGCGATCCGCCGGGTGAGCACGCGGGTCTTGCCCGACCCCGCGCCCGCCACCACCAGCAGCGGCACGCCCTCGTGGGTGACGGCGGCGCTCTGCGGCGGGTTGAGCCCGGCGAGCAGCTCGTCGCGGCTCGGGCCGCGGCGAGCAGGGCGCTCCTCGGGCAGGGCGAACAGGGCGGCGGGTTCGGGCGTACTCATGCTGGGGCAAGCCTAGGTCGCCGGGCCGACAGTTCCCGACTCAGCGGCGCAGCTCGAGCCGGCGTACGTCGCCCGAGAGCAGCGTCAGCAGGCTCGACCCGCCGATCACCGCGGCGACGACGACCAACCACCGCTCGAAGCCGACCGCTTCGGCGACCGGACCGGTCAGCGCGAGTCCCAGCGGCCGAGCGACGAACGAGCCCACCAGGTCGAAGGCGTAGACCCGCGACAGCTTGTCGTCCGCCACGTTCTGCTGGATCGCCAGGTCCCAGAAGACCGAGAAGATGGAGAGTCCGACGCCGTGCAGGAAGGCGCCGGCCCACACCAGCGGCGGCGTCGGCGCGAGCGCCATCGCCAGGGGGAACAGCGCCGTCGTGGCGAGCAGCATGGTGCCGATGAACAGGGAGCGGCGCGGGCGCCAGCGCAGGCAGATCAGGCCGCCCACGACGAACCCGACCATCAGCCAGGCCAGGGCCGCGCCCCAGGCGGCCCGGCCCATGCCCTCGCCGACCACGATGGGTCCGAGGACGTTCTGGGCACCGCCGAAGAAGAAGTGGTAGAGCAGGGCCTGGCCGATCAGCAGCCAGAGCCAGGCGTGCCGCAGCACCTCCCGCGCACCTTCGCCCAGCTCGGCCACGACCGTACCCCGCGGGCCGGCGGCCAGATCCGGGATCCGCAGCCGGGAGAAGCACACCGCGGCGACGCCGAACGTCGCCGCGTCGATCATGATCGCCCAGCCGGCGTCGACGGCCGCCACGAGGATCCCGCCCACGGCGTACCCGATGGTCATGGCGAGCTGCTGCAGGAGCGCTCGGGTGGCGACGGCGCCGGCCAGGTCCGCTTCGGGCACCGTCATCCGGGTGACGGCCTTCGAGGCCGGTCCGCTCAGCGCTGAGAGCACACCGGCGATCATCCCGAGGGCGGTGAGGCCTCCGATCGAGGCGTGGTGCAGCACCAGGGTCAGTGCCAGCACCGCCTGGATCGACGCACTGCCCATCGACGAGCCCTGCATCATCAGCCGACGCGAGACCCGGTCGCCGAGAACGCCACCCAGCAGGGTCGTGAGCACCTCGGCGGCGCTGAACGCCGCCTCGACCAGTCCCAGCTCGGCGGCGCTCCCACCCAGGTCGAGTACGGCGAAGGCCAGCGCCACCGGCGTGATGGCGTTGCCGAAGGAGCTGACGGCGCTGCCCCCGGCCAGGAGCCGGAACTCGCGATGACGCAGCACGCCGGAGCGCTCGAGCGCCACGATGCTCATGTCCCGCAGAATAGTTCGCTGACAAACTATTCGCCAACGAATAAGGTCGGGGCATGGAGGGCGAGGACTGGGCCGACCGGCACGTCGAGCGCTGGCGCGACCACTGGATCGACATCGACTTCGACGACGACGTCGAGGCCATCACCGTCCGGATCAACCGGGTGCGGGCGCACCTGCAGCGCACCAAGCAACAGGCCGTGACCGAGGTCGGGCTGCAGGACTTCGAGTACGACACGCTGCACGTGCTGATGATCCGCGACACCCCCGGCCGTGCCAGCCCCTCGCAGCTGGCCGAGGACCTCGGCATCAGCAACGCAGGCATGACCGGCCGCCTCGACGGCCTCGAGCGGTCCGGGTGGGTGGAGCGCCGCGCCGACCCCGCCGACAGGCGCCGGGTGCACATCGAGGCCACCGCGGCAGGCCGCGACGTCTGGCGCAGCGCGATGCGGCTGCGCGGACGTGCCGAGGACGAGCTCTTCGGCGTTCTGACCCCCGCCCAGAGGCACACGCTGGCCGCCCTGCTCAAGGAGCTGACGCTGCGGATCGAGGAGGGCTAGATGTCGGCGGCGCACCGGCGCGGCCCCGCCGTACGATCGGCCACTCGGTCAGCAGAAGGTGACGTCTCGACTCAGAGCAGGCGGCGGTCGGAGGCCCAGCGGGTCAGCTCGTGCCGGGAGGAGAGCTGCAGCTTGCGCAGCACGCTGGACATGTGGGTCTCGACCGTCTTGATCGAGATGAACAGCTCCCTGGCGACCTCCTTGTAGGAGTAGCCGCGCGCGATCAGCCGCATCACCTCGCGCTCCCGCTCGGTCAGCCGGTCCAGGTCCTCGTCGACCGCCGCCACCTCGATCACGCCGGAGAAGGCGTCGAGCACGAAGCCCGCGAGCCGGGGCGAGAACACGGCGTCGCCGCCCGCGACGCGCTCGATGGCGGCGGCCAGCTCGGGGCCCGTGATCGTCTTGGTGACATAGCCACGCGCCCCGCCGCGGATGGTCCCGATCACGTCCTCGGCCGCGTCGCTGACCGACAGCGCCAGGTAGCGCGGCCGCCCGTCGACGCTCGGCGCCCGTCGCATCACCTCGACACCACCGCCGCCGGGCAGGTGGACGTCGAGGAGCACCACGTCGGGCTGCCGGCTCGCCACCGCCGCGACGGCGCTGTCGACGTCCTCGGCCTCGGCGACCACCTCGATCCCCGGCTGCTCCGCGAGCTCGGCCCGCACCCCGCTGCGGAACATCGCGTGGTCGTCCACGACCACCACTCGCACGCTCATCTCGCCTCCTCACTCTCCCCGCACGGCATCCGCAGCCGCACCTCGGTGCCCTCGCCGGGGCCGGTCCTGATCTCGGCACTGCCTCCGTGCCGCTCCATCCGCGCCCGGATCGAGTCCCGTACGCCGTGGCGGTCCTCGGAGACCTCCGCCAGCGCGAAGCCGACGCCGCGGTCGCGGACGAACACCTCGACCGCACCGGGGTTCACCTCGGCATAGACGTCCACCCGTGCCACCGCTGCGTGCTTGGCGGCGTTGGTGACGGCCTCGCGCGTGGCCGCGACGATCGGCCGCAGCGTCGCCGTCAGCGGCCGGTCACCGACAGCCACCACGTCGACCGCGACACCGTGGACGTCCTCCACCTCGGCCGCCACCTGCCGCAGCGCGGCGGCGATGCTGGCGTCGGGCGAGACGCTGTCGGCGTACAGCCACGACCGCAGGTCGCGCTCCTGCGAGCGGGCGAGCCGTGCGACGGTGACCGGGTCGTCGGCGTTGTTCTGGATCAACGCGAGCGTCTGCAGGACCGAGTCGTGCAGATGCGCGGCCACGTCGGCCCGCTCCTGGGTGCGCACCCGCTCGGCGCGCTCGGCACCGAGGTCGGAGACCAACCGCAGCGCCCACGGTCCGACGATGACGCCGATGCCGGCGAAGCCGAGGAGGAAGGCGCCCAGGAGCTGTCCCGCATCCCCCGCCGAGCCTCCGCGCAGCGAGAAGAGCCCGAAGGCGACCAGTACGAGGAGCATGCCGGCGGCCACCCGGACGTAGGACGCCCAGCCCCCGCGGCCGAACACCAGCGCGACCGGGTCGAGGCGCTCCCCGGCGTCGAGCCAGCGCGCCCGCTGTGCCTCGTCGGCCTGCCGCCACAGCAGTGCGACACCCGCGACGGCGATGACCACCGGCCAGAAGAGCGTGCCGATGCCCAGCGCGGACTCCACCAGCAGGACGCCGCCGAAGCCCAGCACGACCAGCGCGATGGCGGGGCCGGCGTCGGTGAGCCGCCGGATCCGGCCCGGCCGGCGGCCGCCGCGCCGCGCGCTCTCGGCACCGGGAGTGCCCGGCTCGTGCGCCGGGGCGGCGGGCAGGAACAGCCACAGCCCGGCGTAGAGCAGCACGCCGAGCCCGCTGAGCAGGGCGGTGGCGACGAAGAAGACCCGTACCCACATCACCGCCACCCGCAGGTGCTCGGCCAGGCCCGCGGCCACCCCACCGACGATGCCGGTCTCGGTGTCGCGATAGGCCTTGGGAGGCAACGGGAGCTCGCTCATCGTGGAGCCATCGTCACACGCGACGCGCGCGCGGTTCCATGAGGAACATCCCTGATCCCGGCCTCGGGGCCGCTCCGGAGGATCAGGGGACTCCCCGATGGCCGTACGGCGCCGCGCCCGGGAGGCTGGGGACATGACCACGACTCCGACCGATGCCCCGCACGATCCGGGTCCCGGCACACCTGCCGGGGCGCCCGCGTCGCACCACCTCGGCAACCTGCGGCGCAGCCGCGACGACCGGCACATCGCCGGCGTGGGCGGAGGGCTGGCGCGGCACTTCCAGATCGACCCGATCGTCGTCCGGGTGGCCCTCGTCGTGCTGATCTTCTTCGGCGGCGCCGGCCTGATCCTCTACATCGGCGCCTGGTTGTTCGTGCCCCAGGAGGGCAAGCGGTCTGCGATCGTGCGGCTCGACGAGCGCAGTCGCGCCTTCGTGCTCTACGGCGTGGCGGCCCTGGCCACGGTGGCGCTGCTCGGCGACACGGCCGGGCACCTGCACGCACCGTGGCCCGTCTTCGTGATCGCGGTGATCGCGCTGCTCATCATCAGCGAGCGCCGCGGCGAGCTCCGGCTGCCGGGGCGACGGGAGCCGGCCGGTGCCACCCCGCCCGCGACGCAGCAGACGCAGCAGACGCAGCAGGCTCCGCCCCAGGTGCCGGCGCCCGACGACGTACCCGTCGCTCCGACCAACCCCCGCAAGCGCGGTCCGATCCTCTTCTGGTTCACCATCGCGCTGATCGCGCTGGCGGAGGGGGTGCTCGGGATCGTCGACCTGGCCGGGGCCTCGGTCGCCGGTCCGGCGTACCCGGCGCTCGCGGTGGGGATCATCGGCCTGATGCTCGTCGTGGGCGCGTTCTGGGGCCGGGCGGGCGGCCTGATCCTGCTCGGCTTCGTGACCAGCCTCGTCCTGGTCGGCAGCCTGGCCGCGGACAAGTGGCAGCTCGACGGACACGGGCGCAGCGTGCACTACACCCCGACTTCGACCGCGGCCCTGCGCACCGAGTACCACCTCGGCACCGGCGAGCTCCGGCTCGACCTCTCCCAGGTGAGCGACCCCACCGCGCTCTCCGGCCGCTCCGTCTCCGTGACCGGCCACGTCGGCAGCATCGAGATCGTCGTCCCCCCACAGATCTCGACCACGGCCGAGGGTGTGGTCAAGGGGCCGGGGCAGGTCGAGATCTTCGGTGAGGGCCACGGTGGCATCCACCCCCGCAACAGCGGCTCGGTCACCGGCAGCCTGACCAGCGTTCCCCTCTACATCCACGCCGACCTCAACGTCGGCCAGATCACCGTGGAGACCAGCGATGAGTGACGAGACCCGATCCCTGCCCGCTGAGCCGGAGCAGCCGGAGCGCACCGAGCTGCTCGAGGAGGCGGTCGATCCCGAGCCGGGCGAGCGGCCTCGCCACGACGAGGGTCAGCGGCGTACGGGCTCCCATCCGATCAATGTCGGCCACCTCGTGATGGGCCTGGTCTTCCTCGCGATCGTCGGCGGCTGGGCGCTGGTGCAGAGCGACACCGTGACCGGGACCGACATCCGCTGGCTGTTGCCGCTGCCGTGGGTCATCGGCGGCGGGGTCGGCCTGATCGCTGTGGCGATCTCGGGCCTGCGCCGCCACGGCGTGGGCCGCTGACGCCGAGACGTCACCTTTCGCGGGTCGAGTGTCCACCTCCGCGGCCACTCGACCCGCGGAAGGTGACGCCTCGGCTGCTAGGCGGGCTCGCCCACCACGGTGCGCGCCAGCGCCTCGACGGCCCTGTCCGCGTAGTCGGTGAAGACCCCGTCGACGCCGGTGGCCAGCATCGCGCGGTGTGCGCCGACCGGGCCACGCAGCGTCCAGACGAACACCTTGAGGCCGGCGCGGTGCGCCTCGGCGAGCAGCGGCCTGACCGCACCGTCGGCGCTGAGCACCATGGTGCGACGGGGACCGATGGCGTCGGCGTACGCCGCTATCGCGTGGCAGTCGATCCGTCCCCAGGTCTCGTCGACCAGCTGCACCAGCGGCAAGGAGGTCAACGGGTCCATCCGGCGGACGAACTCCGGGTCGAAGGACTGGATCCAGACCCGCGTGGCCGGCCGGTCGACACCGTGGTCGCGCAGGGTCTGCAGGAGCGGACCCACCATCGGCAGCCCGGCCGCCGCGAAGTAGGCGGGGTGCTTGACCTCGATGTGCAGCCCGATCCGGCGGCCCATCCGCGCCGACTCCTCGGCGACGAGCAGCAGCAGCTCGTCGAGGCTGATGATCGGGTCGTACGCCGTGGGGGCGTGCAGCGAGCGCAGCTCGGCGAAGGTGAAGTCCTCGGTGAACCAGCCGCGGCAAAGCTTGTCGCCGACCTGCCGGACCGTGTGCCGGCCGGCGAACTCCGGTCGCGACGCCACGTCGGTGGTGCGGGACAGCTCGTTCTCGTGGCGGACGACGAGGACGCCGTCGCTGCTCATCACGATGTCGGTCTCGACCGCGTCGGCACCCATCCGGATGGCGAGGCGGTAGGACTCCAGCGAGTGCTCGGCGAGATGGCCCGGGGCGCCACGGTGGCCGATGACGAGAGGCATGTCCCCACGGTCCCGAGCCGGGTTGAAGCCCGGAACGCTCCCCGGCCGATGGAGTGTTAACCGTTGGTGACGATCAGGGGGCGTCGTCCTCGCGCCACGTGACCCCCTCGCGGATGATCCGCGCCGGGGTACCGGCGACGGCGGTCCGCGCGGGCACCTTCTGACCCCGCACCAGGCTGCGCGCCCCGACGACGGCACCGTCACCGATGTCGACGTGACCGGTCACCACCGCGTCGCGGCCCAGCCAGACGTGGCGACCGAGCCGGATGGTGGCGCCGTACGGGTTGATCCGCTCCCCCGTGACGACGTCCTCGAGCCGGTGCATGTCGTCGGTGGCGACGTAGACGTCGGCCGCCCAGAGCTGATCGGTCCGGGCGATGATCGAGCCGCCGTTGCGGGCGTCGATGACGGCGCACCGGGTGGCGAGGACAGCACCGTCGAGGACGACGGCGGAACGGGCCCCGCAGTAGATCTCACCGGCGGTCAGCTCGGTGCCGGGGCCGAGGAACACGGTCGCCTCGTCACCCCCGACCAGCAGCGAGACGAGGTTGGTCAGGTCGGCCGCGACCACGACCAGGGCGTCGGCGAAGGGATAGAGGGCCAGCCGCCCGACCAGCGCCGGGTCCACCACCGCGCCCTCACCGAGGTAGAGCGCGTTCCCGCCGTCGTGCCACCACCCCGGCAGCGGGTCGAGCACCCGCCGGAGGGTCAGTACGCCGAGGACCTCGGGGTCGACACCGGCACCGAGCAGCCGCCGCCGGTGGGCAGGGCTGAGCGTCTCTCCCCGGGTCCACCCGGTCACGGAAGGCATGCCGGGTTTCTACCACCCGACGCCGGGCAACCCGGAGGAGATGGACTCTTCGACGGAACGGTCCGCCGCCGGGACCGATGACCAGACCGAGCACCGACCCGACGACCGACCCGACGACCAGCCCGACGACCAGCCCGACGACCGACCCGACGACCAGCCCGACGGCCGGGACGAGACGCACGCGGAGCGGATGGACCGGCTCTTCGACGATCTGCTGCAGGAGCTCAGGGTCATGCAGACGGGTGCGCAGCTGACCTCCGGCTTCCTGCTCACGCTGCCGTTCCAGAGCCGGTTCACCACGCTCGACGACTTCCAGCGGGGCCTCTACCTCGTGCTGGTGGTGCTCGCCCTGCTGACGACGGCGTTCGTGATGACAGCCGTCGCGGTGCACCAGCGGCTGACCGGCCGTCAGGTCAAGGACCGCGTGGTCGAGGCGGCGCAACGGCTGCTGACAGCGGTGCTGACCACGCTGGCGCTGTTGGTCGACGGCATCGCGATGCTGGTGTTCGACGTGGTGTGGCATCGCGCTGCGGCCATCACCGCTGGGATCGTCCTCGGGCTGGTGCTGGTCGGCCTGCTGGTGGTGCTTCCGCAGCGCATGCGCCGGCTCCAGTAGACGGCGAGAACGGACCGTGCACCACCCGTGCGCGCGACCCTGACAGAATCGGTGTCATGAAGCTCTCGACGCAACTGGCCTACTTCGGCAACCCGCGCGAGGCCGCCGACCAGGTGGTCGCCCTGGAGAAGGCGGGCCTGGACCAGCTGTGGGTGGCCGAGGCCTACGGCTTCGACGCCGTCTCGCTGCTCGGCTACCTCGCCGCCAAGACCGATCGCGTCGAGCTCGGCTCGGGCATCCTCAACATCTTCTCCCGTACGCCGGCCGCGCTGCTCCAGACCGCCGCGGGGCTCGACAACGTCTCGGGCGGCCGGGCGATCATCGGCCTGGGCGCCAGCGGCCCGCAGGTGATCGAGGGCTTCCACGGCGTGCCCTACGACCGCCCGCTGGCCCGCACCCGCGAGATCATCGACATCGTCCGCCGCGGCCTGCGCCGCGAGGCGCTGACCAGCGACGGTCTCTACCAGCTGCCGCTGCCGGCGGCCCAGGGCACCGGGCTGGGCAAGCCGCTCAAGCTGCTCAACCGGCCCGAGCGCTCCGACGTACCGCTGTGGGTGGCGGCGCTCGGGGGCAAGAACGTGCAGATGACCGCCGAGGTCGCCGACGGCTGGCTGCCGTTCCTCGTCTACCCCGAGAAGGTCGGGACCGTCTGGGGAGAGGCGCTCGCCGCCGGCAAGGCCGAGCGCAGCGCCGACCTCGGGCCGCTCCAGATCAGCGCCGGCGGCCTGCTCGCCATCGGCGAGGGCGACGACGTCAAGGCACTGCTCGACCAGATGCGCCCGATCTACGCCCTCTACATCGGCGGTATGGGCGCGCGCGGGAAGAACTTCTACAACGACATGGCCCGCCAGTTCGGCTTCGAGAAGGAGGCGAAGCAGATCCAGGACCTCTACCTCGACGGCCACAAGCGCGACGCGGAGGCGTTGGTGCCGCTGGAGTGGCTGGAGGCGGGCAACCTGGTCGGGCCGGCGTCCTACGTCAAGGAGCGGATCGCCGCCTTCGCCGAGGCAGGCATCACCAGCCTGCAGGTGACCCCTGCGGCCGGCACCGACGCGCTCGCCTCGGTGAGCCAGGTCAAGGAGTGGATCTCCTAGCCGCCCGGGCTGTCATGGGGACCGCTTGCGTCCCCACGCCGCGCCTAGCGCGAAGAGGTTGGAGACGCGGAAGTGCTCCATCGCGTCGGCGACGCGTCGCCGGCCGGTCCGGTCGGAGATCCCGAACGCCCGTGAGGCTGCCTCCAGCGTCGCTCCACGCGACATCAGCCGCAGCAGCGGGTCCCAGGTGGCGGGCTCCTCGCGCACCGGGACGGCGTCGGCCCACATCTCGTCGAACACCCACTGGGCCAGCCCGGCGACGGCGGGGCTGCGGATGGCGATGGTCGAGGTGGGCCAGCCCTCACCCCACTTCAGCGGAAGGGCCACCACCTCGCCGTCGGCGACCCAGAACCAGCTGACCGGATCGGCGGTGATCCGGATGTCCACCCCGGCGTCGAGCTCCTGCCGGATCCGCTCGGCCGCCTCGGGACGCGCGGTGTCGGTGAGGTTGCCGATGATCCGGGCGCGGTTACCTTCGCGCCCGATCACGCTGTGCCACAGCGCCTGCATGTCCGGGTCCGCGACGAAGAGGCGGGAGGCGTCCGGCAGCACGATGTCGGTGCGCCGCAGGTCCTGGCGCTGGATGACCTGGTGCCACAGGTCGGTGACGGCCGACCAGCCATGGAAGACCTCGACGTCGAGGATGCCGTGGCCGGCCCCGCCGACCTCCCAGTCACGGGCCAGGCCCGGCAGCTGGGCGACCAGCTCGACCAGCTCCTGGAGCCGGCGGCTGACCTGGTCGTTGACCTCGACGGCGCGCCGGCGTACGACCTCGGCGACAGCCTCGTCGGGCGCCAGGTAGTGGATGTCCTCCCCATACAGCGCGAGATAGCCCTCGGCCGCCAGCTCCCGCACCTGCTCGCGCACGGTCTGCTCGTCGCGCATCGCGACCTCGCTGAGCGCGGCGACGGTGCGCGGCCGGGCCCGGAGCGCCGTGGCGAGCAGCGCGATGTGTCGAGGCGGCATGACGTGATGGTTGCACGCGGAGGCGTCGGGCATGCGTCGCGCGTCCGATCGCGGACATGACCGCTTCCGGCCACCGGTTCCGCTGCGGGGCCGGCCGCAGCGCCCGAAGGTATCCGATAGGCCCCAGGTCGGGGCCCTCGGTTTGGAGGACGTTAATGAAGAAGTTGTACGGCGGTATCGCAGCCGCCGCCCTGGTCGCGACCGGGATCGCCTGCGGTGCCGGGAGCGCTGGGGCGGTCGCCCCGACGTGGCCGGTGTCGCTCGGCTTCACTCCCGACTCGCGCGTGTCGTCGGTGGTCTCGACCGATGGAACCGCTGTGTACACCATCGGCTTCGACAGCGCCGACCGGACCAGGTTCGACGTCGCCACCACCCTGCTCGCGACCGGTGCAACGACCACCCAGACGCTGACGCTGACCCCGGTGGGTGACGCGACGATCGCCGCCGTCGACTCCGCCGCGGTCAGCCCGACCGGCCAGATCGTCATCTCGGCGGCTCAGAACGGTCCCAGCGGCTACAGCGATGGCGTGTGGACGGCGAAGGTCGGCGACACCGAAGCGCTCGAGACGCTCTCCGATCTGAACGGAGCGGGTCTGATCGCCATCTCCCGCAACGGCGAGCATGTAGCGCTCCCGGTCATCGACGACCAAGGCACCGGCGCGGAGCTCTACACCTTCGCGCCGTCGAGCTCCGTCGCCTCCAGTGTCCCCCTCGGCGAGCCGGGCGATTTCCTGACGCCCAGCGGCGTGGCGGTGACCGACTCCGGCACCGCCTTCTTCGCAGGCGTCGAGTACGCGACCGACGGCGACGACGCCGGGACGCCGCAGCTGTGGACGGCCGCCGACGGCGGTGCGGCGAGCGTGCGCAAGCTTGCCGGACCGCCGAACGCGGTGACGCTGGCCGGCTCCCGGGTCGTCGTCGCCGAGAGAGACGACCAGAGCGAGGACGGGAGCACCCCGATCCAGGTGTTCGACGCCACCGACGGCGAACCCGTCACCGGCCGGATCCCCGTGGGAGCGACCGCACTCGCCGCGTCGACCAGCGGCGACACCGTGTGGGCCAGCGACGGCGGTTCCATCGTCCGGGTCGACCTCGACGAGCTCACCTCCTACTCCGACACGAACCCCGCGCCCTCGGCGTACCCCGGGTACTCGGTCGCCGCCCTGGTGTCCGGTGACGACGCTCTCTACGGCGTCGACGCGCCGTACGACCCCGAGAGCGGCGCGCCGCAGCCGGCCCGGCTCTTCTCGCTGGGCACTCCCGCGCCCATCAGCGACGCCACGCTGACCGACTACAACCAGGCGGACCAGGACAGCCCCGGCCTGTTGGTGAACTGGACCGACCCGGCCGACGCGACCGGTCTGAGCTACCTCGTCACCGCCACCGACCAGGCGGCGCCGCACGACTCGGTCACCGTGTCGGGCAACTCCGGCGGTGTCTTCCTCGA from Nocardioides sp. BP30 encodes:
- a CDS encoding LLM class F420-dependent oxidoreductase is translated as MKLSTQLAYFGNPREAADQVVALEKAGLDQLWVAEAYGFDAVSLLGYLAAKTDRVELGSGILNIFSRTPAALLQTAAGLDNVSGGRAIIGLGASGPQVIEGFHGVPYDRPLARTREIIDIVRRGLRREALTSDGLYQLPLPAAQGTGLGKPLKLLNRPERSDVPLWVAALGGKNVQMTAEVADGWLPFLVYPEKVGTVWGEALAAGKAERSADLGPLQISAGGLLAIGEGDDVKALLDQMRPIYALYIGGMGARGKNFYNDMARQFGFEKEAKQIQDLYLDGHKRDAEALVPLEWLEAGNLVGPASYVKERIAAFAEAGITSLQVTPAAGTDALASVSQVKEWIS
- a CDS encoding acyltransferase, which translates into the protein MPSVTGWTRGETLSPAHRRRLLGAGVDPEVLGVLTLRRVLDPLPGWWHDGGNALYLGEGAVVDPALVGRLALYPFADALVVVAADLTNLVSLLVGGDEATVFLGPGTELTAGEIYCGARSAVVLDGAVLATRCAVIDARNGGSIIARTDQLWAADVYVATDDMHRLEDVVTGERINPYGATIRLGRHVWLGRDAVVTGHVDIGDGAVVGARSLVRGQKVPARTAVAGTPARIIREGVTWREDDAP
- a CDS encoding glycerophosphodiester phosphodiesterase family protein; translated protein: MPLVIGHRGAPGHLAEHSLESYRLAIRMGADAVETDIVMSSDGVLVVRHENELSRTTDVASRPEFAGRHTVRQVGDKLCRGWFTEDFTFAELRSLHAPTAYDPIISLDELLLLVAEESARMGRRIGLHIEVKHPAYFAAAGLPMVGPLLQTLRDHGVDRPATRVWIQSFDPEFVRRMDPLTSLPLVQLVDETWGRIDCHAIAAYADAIGPRRTMVLSADGAVRPLLAEAHRAGLKVFVWTLRGPVGAHRAMLATGVDGVFTDYADRAVEALARTVVGEPA
- a CDS encoding DUF6328 family protein; amino-acid sequence: MDSSTERSAAGTDDQTEHRPDDRPDDQPDDQPDDRPDDQPDGRDETHAERMDRLFDDLLQELRVMQTGAQLTSGFLLTLPFQSRFTTLDDFQRGLYLVLVVLALLTTAFVMTAVAVHQRLTGRQVKDRVVEAAQRLLTAVLTTLALLVDGIAMLVFDVVWHRAAAITAGIVLGLVLVGLLVVLPQRMRRLQ
- a CDS encoding Ig-like domain repeat protein — translated: MKKLYGGIAAAALVATGIACGAGSAGAVAPTWPVSLGFTPDSRVSSVVSTDGTAVYTIGFDSADRTRFDVATTLLATGATTTQTLTLTPVGDATIAAVDSAAVSPTGQIVISAAQNGPSGYSDGVWTAKVGDTEALETLSDLNGAGLIAISRNGEHVALPVIDDQGTGAELYTFAPSSSVASSVPLGEPGDFLTPSGVAVTDSGTAFFAGVEYATDGDDAGTPQLWTAADGGAASVRKLAGPPNAVTLAGSRVVVAERDDQSEDGSTPIQVFDATDGEPVTGRIPVGATALAASTSGDTVWASDGGSIVRVDLDELTSYSDTNPAPSAYPGYSVAALVSGDDALYGVDAPYDPESGAPQPARLFSLGTPAPISDATLTDYNQADQDSPGLLVNWTDPADATGLSYLVTATDQAAPHDSVTVSGNSGGVFLDSSSGIVVGHHYDVSVRTFNGGYLSDAVAALPSLPDATVSVAGDTSVGSTLTASVTGWDAKVTKSYQWETVTDDNDGNTVYTAIKDQTNATLVIGAGLLDKELAVQVTGTADGFAPTQAVSDTYGPVTPAVVKLPALSGQGHVSVSGSGTVGSVLTAHVTGTWPATATLSYQWIYNGGQYGGAIDGATKATFTPTQDLAGLNVGVIVTASLPGHESATATSATTLVRATVGSIKATKVKAGAKKLTLTLSGVSTVPGKVKVYDGKKLIGTATVKNGKVVVKLKKKLAKGKHKVTVKYAGSSSVAKFTKSVTVKVK